One genomic window of Desulfobacterales bacterium includes the following:
- a CDS encoding RNA methyltransferase produces MAGSEKKRPRVDLALVHYPVLNRNGETIGSAVTNLDLHDIARAAKTFGVDTFYVVTPYADQQRLCRELLDHWLAGAGGRADTDRAEALALVRLCSDLDELYEQVTGKWQERPLVVSTGARPGDLTWSYARMRERLASGASLLILFGTAWGLHPEVLDGVDASLPPVRGDNQYNHLSVRSAAAIVLDRLLGRDADSEQ; encoded by the coding sequence ATGGCAGGGTCGGAAAAGAAGCGGCCCAGGGTCGACCTGGCGTTGGTGCATTACCCGGTGCTCAACAGGAACGGGGAGACCATCGGCTCGGCGGTCACCAACCTTGATCTGCACGATATTGCCAGGGCGGCAAAGACCTTTGGGGTCGATACCTTTTACGTGGTGACCCCCTATGCGGACCAGCAGCGGTTGTGCCGGGAACTGCTCGATCACTGGCTCGCCGGTGCCGGCGGCCGGGCCGACACCGATCGGGCCGAGGCCCTGGCCCTGGTTCGTTTATGCAGCGATCTTGATGAGTTGTACGAACAGGTGACCGGGAAATGGCAGGAACGGCCCCTGGTCGTTTCCACCGGGGCCCGGCCCGGGGATTTGACTTGGTCCTATGCCCGGATGCGGGAGCGGCTTGCCAGCGGGGCCAGCCTGTTGATCCTTTTCGGCACGGCCTGGGGGCTCCACCCGGAGGTACTCGATGGTGTTGACGCCAGCCTGCCGCCGGTCAGGGGCGACAACCAGTACAACCATCTCTCGGTGCGGTCCGCCGCGGCCATTGTCCTGGACCGGCTCCTGGGCCGGGACGCTGACAGTGAACAGTAA
- a CDS encoding ribonuclease HII yields MQRPVSRKLWSDPEHDPFSLERELRQQGYALVAGLDEVGRGPLAGPVVAAGVVLPVPCDYREFVDSKKISAPVRSRLRLELDRIGAVVAIGMATEEEIDRINILQASLLAMKRAVSAMPCLPDFLLVDGKFPVPIAIPQKSLIKGESKSASIAAASIAAKVFRDDLMHALHHQFPVYNFSGNKGYPTAEHRRALREHGPCAVHRRSFKGVTGG; encoded by the coding sequence GTGCAGAGGCCGGTATCGAGAAAACTGTGGTCCGACCCTGAGCACGATCCTTTTTCCCTGGAAAGAGAGCTGCGGCAACAGGGCTATGCGCTGGTTGCCGGCCTGGACGAGGTGGGCCGCGGCCCCCTGGCCGGGCCGGTGGTCGCGGCCGGGGTGGTCCTCCCGGTACCCTGTGATTACCGGGAATTTGTTGATTCAAAAAAGATAAGCGCCCCGGTCCGGTCCCGTCTGCGTCTGGAACTGGACCGGATCGGGGCCGTGGTTGCCATCGGCATGGCCACTGAGGAGGAGATAGACCGGATCAATATCCTCCAGGCCTCGCTCCTGGCCATGAAACGGGCCGTGTCCGCCATGCCCTGCCTGCCTGATTTCCTGCTGGTGGACGGAAAGTTTCCAGTCCCCATCGCCATTCCCCAGAAGAGTCTGATCAAGGGCGAGTCAAAGAGCGCTTCCATTGCCGCGGCCTCCATTGCCGCCAAGGTGTTTCGTGACGATCTGATGCATGCCCTGCATCATCAGTTCCCGGTATACAATTTTTCCGGCAACAAGGGATATCCCACGGCCGAACACCGCCGGGCCCTCCGGGAACACGGCCCCTGCGCTG
- the rplS gene encoding 50S ribosomal protein L19 — MSTIIEQIEREQMRFDMPEFRAGDTVRVHIRIIEGNKERIQVFEGVVIRRKRGMMGAAFTVRKVSHGVGVEKTFPLHSPRVEKVEVVTRGKVRRSRLFYLRERSGKAARIKERGRR; from the coding sequence ATGAGCACGATTATCGAACAGATCGAAAGAGAGCAGATGCGTTTTGATATGCCTGAATTCCGGGCCGGTGACACGGTGCGGGTTCATATCAGGATCATTGAGGGCAACAAGGAGCGGATCCAGGTCTTTGAAGGGGTGGTGATCCGCCGCAAGCGCGGGATGATGGGCGCTGCCTTCACAGTGCGCAAGGTCTCCCACGGCGTGGGGGTGGAAAAGACCTTCCCCCTGCATTCACCCCGGGTGGAGAAGGTCGAGGTGGTCACCCGCGGCAAGGTCCGCCGTTCGCGACTCTTTTACCTGCGGGAGCGGAGCGGCAAGGCCGCCAGGATCAAGGAGAGGGGTCGCCGTTAG